A single region of the Methylocystis echinoides genome encodes:
- a CDS encoding GatB/YqeY domain-containing protein — MREKITQDLKTAMKAGDRATVDALRLINAALKDKDIEARGAGKTLSEDDILALLQKMIKSRQESLDIYEKAGRQDLADKEKSEIAVISAYLPQQLSEAEVAEAVKAAIAEAGAASIKDMGKVVAALKAKYTGRIDFAKASAAVKAALNG, encoded by the coding sequence ATGCGCGAGAAGATCACACAGGACCTCAAGACCGCCATGAAGGCCGGCGACCGCGCTACGGTGGACGCCCTGCGGCTGATCAACGCCGCGCTCAAGGACAAGGACATCGAGGCCCGCGGCGCCGGCAAGACGCTCTCCGAGGACGATATCCTCGCCCTGCTCCAGAAGATGATCAAGAGCCGGCAGGAATCGCTCGACATCTACGAGAAGGCCGGCCGCCAGGACCTCGCCGACAAGGAAAAGAGCGAGATCGCCGTGATCTCCGCCTATCTGCCGCAGCAGCTTTCCGAGGCCGAGGTCGCCGAGGCCGTGAAGGCCGCGATCGCGGAGGCCGGCGCGGCGTCGATCAAGGACATGGGCAAGGTGGTGGCGGCGCTGAAGGCGAAATACACCGGCCGCATCGATTTCGCCAAGGCGAGCGCGGCGGTGAAGGCGGCGCTGAACGGGTGA
- the carA gene encoding glutamine-hydrolyzing carbamoyl-phosphate synthase small subunit, translated as MTLDQDNGWTKPVHTGLLVLASGEVIEGFGLGAVGEAVGEVCFNTAMTGYQEILTDPSYAAQIVTFTFPHIGNVGANDEDIETVDMAKSAGAVGAIFGQPVTDPSNFRAESTLTDWLATRGIIALYGIDTRALTALIRERGMQNAVIAYAPDGKFDIPALKAKAAEWPGIDGMDLVPSVGSKEGYDWTETPWRLGAGYGAREGQPKFRVVAIDYGVKRNILRLLADQGCEVIVAPATATSAQILGLKPDGVFLSNGPGDPAETGKYATPVIRDLLAAKVPTFGICLGHQMMALAVGAKTKKMPQGHHGANHPVKDFTTGKVEIVSMNHGFAVDRDSLPANAVETHRSLFDGSNCGIALTDRPAFSVQHHPEASPGPQDSHYLFRRFVEMMEKAKAA; from the coding sequence ATGACCCTCGATCAGGACAATGGCTGGACGAAACCCGTGCACACCGGCCTGCTGGTGCTCGCAAGCGGCGAAGTTATCGAGGGTTTCGGCCTCGGCGCCGTCGGCGAGGCGGTGGGCGAGGTGTGCTTCAACACGGCCATGACCGGCTATCAGGAAATCCTCACCGACCCCTCCTACGCCGCCCAGATCGTGACCTTCACCTTCCCCCATATCGGCAATGTGGGCGCGAATGACGAGGACATCGAGACCGTCGACATGGCGAAAAGCGCCGGAGCTGTCGGCGCGATCTTCGGCCAGCCGGTGACCGACCCCTCGAATTTCCGCGCCGAATCGACGCTGACCGACTGGCTGGCGACGCGCGGGATCATCGCCCTTTACGGGATCGACACCCGCGCCCTGACCGCGCTGATCCGCGAGCGCGGCATGCAGAACGCGGTGATCGCCTATGCGCCCGACGGCAAGTTCGATATTCCGGCGCTGAAGGCGAAGGCCGCCGAGTGGCCGGGCATCGACGGTATGGACCTCGTGCCCTCGGTCGGCTCGAAAGAGGGCTACGACTGGACCGAGACGCCCTGGCGGCTGGGCGCCGGCTATGGCGCCCGCGAGGGCCAGCCGAAATTCCGCGTCGTCGCCATCGACTATGGCGTGAAGCGCAACATCCTGCGCCTTCTGGCCGATCAGGGCTGCGAGGTGATCGTCGCCCCGGCGACGGCGACCAGCGCGCAGATTCTGGGTCTGAAGCCCGATGGCGTCTTCCTCTCCAACGGACCCGGCGATCCGGCCGAGACCGGCAAATACGCCACGCCGGTGATCCGCGACCTGCTGGCGGCGAAAGTGCCGACCTTCGGCATTTGCCTCGGCCATCAGATGATGGCGCTGGCCGTCGGCGCGAAGACGAAGAAAATGCCGCAGGGCCATCACGGCGCGAACCATCCGGTGAAGGATTTCACCACTGGCAAGGTGGAGATCGTGTCGATGAACCACGGCTTCGCGGTCGACCGCGACAGCCTGCCGGCCAATGCGGTGGAGACGCATCGTTCGCTGTTCGACGGCTCGAACTGTGGCATTGCGCTGACGGATCGTCCGGCCTTCTCGGTGCAGCACCATCCGGAGGCCTCGCCCGGCCCGCAGGACAGCCATTACCTGTTCCGGCGCTTTGTCGAGATGATGGAGAAGGCGAAGGCGGCGTAG
- a CDS encoding DUF2975 domain-containing protein codes for MGFRNSIFETPMFRIKFLMFAINFYMRQSHLDGQIVLRDSHMKNPSGLTPASVSILQKKIGRICNLVRWAGVLWYMWLFGVFLLIAFNRPEYLDKGLRLKGIDPVSISDGQYWSAHAVLLVVFIPTAVVVWRLWGLMQGYREGDILTVRAADRLRAMALAGFVAVATDIIAHPIAFLIASPLMLSKTPFWQLLNPVQLFYALMCGFLLALSVIFRAAVDIADDNAQII; via the coding sequence ATGGGCTTTCGCAACAGCATTTTTGAAACTCCAATGTTCAGGATCAAGTTTTTAATGTTTGCCATTAATTTTTATATGCGTCAATCTCATCTCGACGGGCAAATTGTTTTGAGAGATTCGCACATGAAAAACCCATCTGGGCTGACGCCCGCGTCAGTTTCGATCCTTCAGAAGAAAATTGGCAGGATCTGCAATCTCGTGCGCTGGGCTGGCGTGCTCTGGTACATGTGGCTGTTCGGCGTCTTCCTTTTAATCGCGTTCAACCGCCCCGAATATCTCGACAAGGGGCTCAGGCTCAAAGGGATCGATCCCGTGTCGATTTCCGACGGCCAGTACTGGTCGGCGCACGCAGTCCTTTTGGTCGTATTCATTCCGACCGCCGTCGTCGTGTGGCGACTATGGGGGTTGATGCAGGGTTATCGCGAGGGCGATATCCTCACCGTCCGGGCGGCTGACCGCCTGCGCGCGATGGCGCTTGCCGGATTTGTCGCCGTCGCGACGGACATCATCGCGCATCCGATCGCCTTTCTGATCGCATCGCCGCTGATGCTGTCGAAAACGCCTTTCTGGCAGCTGCTGAACCCCGTCCAGTTGTTTTACGCGTTGATGTGCGGCTTCCTGCTGGCGCTCTCCGTCATCTTTCGAGCCGCCGTCGACATCGCCGACGACAATGCGCAGATCATCTGA
- a CDS encoding DUF2975 domain-containing protein produces the protein MTTSSATAENLLRKHIGLLCQMTRFAAAIYAVWLLVALASFWSNVTTISDHFGRIVHKDLSAIEPWQQATGLALHFIIWLFAACACYSAWRLFTLYLSGAVFTSDSALWLRRVALYGAIAQGLDIVMRPLETVLLTWHFPAGQKLRVVSVYLMPNDLALLILLFGLLALAHIQRTAAEIVNDHAQIV, from the coding sequence ATGACCACCTCATCCGCCACCGCCGAAAATCTGCTGCGCAAGCACATCGGCTTGCTTTGTCAAATGACTCGCTTCGCCGCCGCGATCTATGCTGTGTGGCTTCTCGTCGCCCTCGCGTCATTCTGGTCGAACGTAACGACCATATCCGACCACTTCGGACGGATCGTGCACAAGGACTTGTCCGCGATCGAGCCATGGCAGCAGGCGACTGGCCTTGCGCTCCATTTCATCATCTGGCTTTTCGCCGCTTGCGCCTGCTACAGCGCGTGGAGACTCTTCACGCTCTATCTGAGCGGCGCCGTCTTCACGAGCGACTCCGCGCTGTGGCTGAGGCGCGTCGCGCTTTACGGCGCCATTGCGCAGGGGCTCGACATCGTCATGCGTCCGCTGGAGACCGTCCTGCTCACCTGGCACTTTCCGGCCGGTCAGAAGCTGCGCGTCGTCAGCGTCTATCTGATGCCGAACGATCTCGCCCTGCTCATCCTGCTTTTTGGACTTCTGGCGCTGGCGCACATACAGAGGACGGCGGCCGAAATCGTCAATGACCACGCGCAGATCGTCTGA
- a CDS encoding helix-turn-helix domain-containing protein: MPIIVNLDVMLAKRKMRSRDLAQQIGIAEQNVSLLKSGKVKGVRFDTLEKICEILNCQPGDLLEYRPVEPEG, from the coding sequence ATGCCCATAATCGTGAACCTCGATGTGATGCTCGCCAAGCGCAAGATGCGCTCGCGCGATCTCGCGCAACAGATCGGCATCGCCGAGCAGAACGTCAGCCTGCTGAAATCCGGCAAGGTGAAGGGCGTGCGCTTCGACACGCTCGAAAAAATCTGCGAAATTCTCAACTGTCAGCCGGGCGATCTTCTCGAATATCGCCCGGTTGAGCCGGAAGGCTGA
- a CDS encoding copper resistance D family protein, whose amino-acid sequence MQLFVDIYGFLSVVLRGFILAAQSVSVGGLAFLLMLVWPLMPRLGAAGAALENRALRLVFVAACGLCLAEALAGASLTLMLVGTLEIPVHEAAGARAVAVDVMAAVLAAVIAVVAWRARRGGVAIRSAAPVLAALLLGVQAGSTHAVSQFEGAYALAGAEFLHMLGAAVWIGGIPYFLLALTDVVEPQARAEVARRFSTMSVGAVAALLAGGVLMGVVYVETPHALYGTSYGLMLSAKILLLLGLLFLGGLNFLAVRQMQTEPAGPLLRTRRFAETEIGVGLTVLFCAASLSSLPPARDLPNDRASFSEIVDRLAPRLPVRLDSPDFETLSAALPPEALKNLPPGAQPPRSPADIAWSEYNHHWAGLFVVAMGVMALLERMSRRLAPIMSHWPLVFLGLAGFLFLRADEMVWPLGRLGLIESLRDPEIAQHRLLTLLIVAFGLFEWQVRRGRIKAAWAPYVFPISTAIAGAFLLTHSHALSNLKEETLIEITHTPLALVGVAAGWSRWLELRLDGRAKRIAGFVWPIAFIIAGLSLIFYREA is encoded by the coding sequence ATGCAGCTCTTCGTTGATATTTACGGCTTTCTCAGCGTCGTGCTGCGCGGTTTCATCCTGGCGGCGCAATCCGTCTCCGTCGGCGGGCTCGCCTTTCTGCTGATGCTGGTCTGGCCGCTCATGCCGAGGCTCGGCGCCGCCGGCGCGGCGCTGGAGAACCGGGCGTTGCGGCTCGTCTTCGTCGCCGCCTGCGGCCTCTGCCTGGCCGAGGCGCTCGCCGGCGCGTCGCTGACCCTGATGCTGGTCGGCACGCTGGAAATCCCGGTCCATGAAGCAGCGGGGGCGCGGGCGGTGGCGGTGGATGTCATGGCCGCCGTGCTCGCCGCCGTCATCGCCGTCGTCGCCTGGCGGGCGCGGCGGGGCGGCGTCGCCATCCGCTCGGCGGCGCCCGTGCTGGCCGCGCTGCTGCTCGGCGTGCAGGCGGGGTCCACCCATGCGGTCAGCCAGTTCGAGGGCGCCTATGCCCTCGCGGGCGCCGAGTTCCTGCACATGCTGGGCGCGGCGGTCTGGATCGGCGGCATTCCCTATTTCCTCCTGGCTCTTACCGATGTTGTCGAGCCGCAGGCGCGCGCCGAGGTCGCCCGCCGCTTCTCGACCATGTCGGTCGGCGCCGTGGCGGCGCTGCTCGCCGGCGGCGTGCTGATGGGCGTGGTTTATGTAGAAACCCCCCACGCCCTGTACGGCACCTCCTATGGCCTCATGCTCAGCGCAAAGATCCTCCTGCTTCTCGGGCTTTTGTTCCTCGGCGGGCTGAACTTTCTCGCCGTGCGCCAGATGCAGACCGAGCCGGCCGGCCCGCTGCTGCGCACGCGCCGTTTCGCGGAAACGGAGATCGGCGTCGGCCTGACGGTGCTGTTTTGCGCCGCCTCGCTCTCCTCCTTGCCGCCGGCGCGCGATCTGCCCAATGACCGAGCGAGCTTCTCCGAGATCGTCGACCGGCTGGCGCCGCGCCTGCCGGTGCGCCTCGACAGTCCCGATTTCGAGACCCTGTCGGCGGCCTTGCCGCCCGAGGCGCTCAAGAACCTGCCGCCCGGCGCCCAGCCGCCGCGTTCGCCGGCAGATATTGCCTGGTCGGAATATAATCATCACTGGGCGGGGCTGTTCGTCGTCGCCATGGGCGTGATGGCGCTTCTGGAGCGCATGAGCCGGCGCCTCGCGCCAATCATGAGTCACTGGCCGCTGGTGTTTCTGGGGCTCGCGGGCTTTCTGTTCCTGCGCGCCGACGAAATGGTCTGGCCGCTCGGACGCCTCGGCCTGATCGAGAGCCTGCGCGATCCCGAAATCGCCCAGCATCGCCTGCTGACGCTGCTGATCGTCGCCTTCGGCCTGTTCGAATGGCAGGTGCGGCGCGGGCGGATCAAGGCCGCCTGGGCGCCTTACGTCTTCCCGATCAGCACGGCGATTGCGGGGGCCTTCCTGCTCACCCATTCGCATGCGCTCTCCAATCTCAAGGAAGAGACGCTGATCGAGATCACCCACACGCCGCTGGCGCTTGTCGGCGTCGCGGCGGGCTGGTCGCGCTGGCTGGAGCTGCGGCTCGATGGGCGCGCGAAGCGCATCGCCGGCTTCGTCTGGCCGATCGCCTTTATCATCGCGGGCCTGTCGCTGATCTTCTATCGCGAGGCCTGA
- a CDS encoding copper resistance CopC family protein: MKLLRSFCALAFLVAASGAAIAHAIVLSSTPSADAILKGAETAVEIRFNSRIDAGRSYLKLFKIDGDAVALPLADSSSEDTLKARATGLTPGHYRLHWQTLSPDGHISQGDIPFDVSR, translated from the coding sequence ATGAAACTCCTTCGATCTTTCTGCGCCCTGGCATTCCTCGTCGCCGCCAGCGGCGCCGCCATTGCTCACGCGATCGTCCTGAGCTCCACGCCTAGCGCCGACGCGATTTTGAAGGGCGCGGAGACCGCCGTCGAGATCCGCTTCAACAGCCGCATCGACGCCGGGCGATCCTATCTGAAGCTGTTCAAGATCGACGGCGACGCCGTCGCCTTGCCGCTCGCGGATTCCTCCTCGGAAGACACGCTGAAAGCCAGGGCCACGGGGCTCACCCCCGGACATTATCGACTGCACTGGCAGACGCTCAGCCCGGACGGCCATATTTCGCAGGGCGACATCCCCTTCGACGTGAGCCGCTGA
- a CDS encoding Txe/YoeB family addiction module toxin yields MRLVFAEQAWEDYLDWQAQDAKALQRLNALIRECTRNPFSGTGKPEPLRGDLRGWWSRRITLEHRLVYRVEGECLLIAQCRYHY; encoded by the coding sequence ATGAGGCTCGTCTTCGCCGAACAGGCTTGGGAGGACTATCTCGACTGGCAGGCGCAGGACGCGAAGGCACTCCAACGATTGAATGCGCTGATCCGGGAATGCACGCGTAACCCCTTTTCGGGCACGGGAAAGCCCGAGCCCCTTCGCGGCGACCTGCGCGGATGGTGGTCACGACGGATCACCCTGGAGCACCGGCTGGTCTATCGCGTCGAGGGGGAGTGCCTGCTGATCGCGCAGTGTCGCTATCATTACTGA
- a CDS encoding type II toxin-antitoxin system Phd/YefM family antitoxin, with translation MRTTSFTDLRKNLAATLDRVTEDHEPVVITRDRGKPAAVLISLEDFASYEETAYLLKSPRNAERLLSAVAQLEAGKGDERKLVE, from the coding sequence ATGCGCACAACATCCTTCACCGACCTCCGCAAGAACCTTGCAGCCACGCTCGACCGCGTGACCGAAGACCACGAACCGGTCGTGATCACGCGCGATCGCGGAAAGCCTGCCGCGGTTCTGATTTCGCTTGAAGATTTCGCGTCTTACGAAGAGACGGCCTATCTGCTGAAGAGCCCGCGCAACGCTGAACGTCTGCTCTCGGCGGTCGCTCAGCTCGAGGCCGGGAAGGGCGACGAGCGCAAGCTCGTTGAATGA
- the lepA gene encoding translation elongation factor 4 produces the protein MSSPHKFDNIRNFSIVAHIDHGKSTLADRLIQETGTLAAREMVEQVLDSMDIERERGITIKAQTVRLHYRAKDGKDYILNLMDTPGHVDFAYEVSRSLKACEGSLLVVDASQGVEAQTLANVYQAIDAGHEIVPVLNKIDLPAAEPDRIKEQIEEVIGLDASDAVLISAKTGIGIPDVLEAIVTRLPPPQGDEKAPLKALLVDSWYDAYLGVVVLVRVFDGTLKKGQKIQMMGAGAHYDVDKIGVFRPKMQDVTSLGPGEVGFITAQIKQVADTRVGDTITDERKACAEALPGFKPAQPVVFCGLFPVDAADFEDLRAAIGKLRLNDASFSYEMETSAALGFGFRCGFLGLLHLEIIQERLSREFNLDLIATAPSVVYKILLTNGDEIELHNPADMPDVVKIEEIKEPWIRATILTPDEYLGSVLKLCQDRRGVQADLNYVGKRAMAVYDLPLNEVVFDFYDRLKSISKGYASFDYQLTDYRAGDLVKMSILVNAEPVDALSMLVHRTRAEGRGRQMCEKLKELIPPHMFQVPIQAALGGKIIARETVRAFRKDVTAKCYGGDVTRKRKLLEKQKEGKKKMRQFGRVEIPQEAFIAALKMED, from the coding sequence ATGAGCAGCCCGCACAAATTCGACAATATCCGCAATTTCTCGATCGTGGCCCATATCGACCACGGCAAGTCGACGCTTGCCGACCGGCTGATCCAGGAGACCGGCACGCTGGCCGCCCGCGAGATGGTCGAGCAGGTGCTCGACTCCATGGACATCGAGCGCGAGCGCGGCATCACCATCAAGGCCCAGACCGTTCGCCTGCATTACCGGGCCAAGGACGGAAAAGACTATATTCTCAATCTGATGGATACGCCCGGCCACGTCGACTTCGCCTATGAGGTGTCGCGGTCGCTGAAGGCCTGCGAGGGCTCGCTCCTCGTCGTCGACGCCTCGCAGGGCGTCGAGGCGCAGACGCTGGCCAATGTCTATCAGGCGATCGACGCGGGGCACGAGATCGTGCCGGTGCTCAACAAGATCGACCTGCCGGCCGCCGAACCGGACCGCATCAAGGAGCAGATCGAGGAGGTCATCGGCCTCGACGCCTCCGACGCCGTGCTGATTTCCGCCAAGACCGGCATCGGCATCCCCGACGTTCTGGAGGCCATCGTCACCCGCCTGCCGCCGCCCCAGGGCGACGAAAAGGCGCCGCTCAAGGCGCTGCTGGTCGATAGCTGGTACGACGCCTATCTCGGCGTCGTCGTGCTGGTGCGCGTCTTCGACGGCACTCTGAAGAAGGGCCAGAAGATTCAGATGATGGGCGCGGGCGCCCATTACGATGTGGACAAGATCGGTGTGTTCCGCCCCAAGATGCAGGATGTGACCTCGCTCGGGCCGGGCGAGGTGGGCTTCATCACCGCGCAGATCAAGCAGGTGGCCGACACCCGCGTCGGTGACACCATCACCGACGAGCGCAAGGCCTGCGCCGAGGCGCTGCCGGGCTTCAAGCCGGCGCAGCCGGTGGTGTTCTGCGGCCTGTTCCCGGTCGACGCCGCGGATTTCGAGGATCTGCGCGCGGCGATCGGCAAGCTGCGCCTCAATGACGCGAGCTTCTCCTATGAAATGGAGACCTCGGCGGCGCTGGGCTTCGGCTTCCGCTGCGGCTTCCTCGGCCTTCTGCATCTCGAGATCATTCAGGAACGCCTGTCGCGTGAGTTCAATCTCGACCTGATCGCGACGGCGCCGTCGGTCGTCTACAAGATCCTGCTCACCAATGGCGACGAGATCGAGCTGCACAATCCGGCGGACATGCCGGACGTCGTGAAGATCGAGGAGATCAAGGAACCGTGGATTCGCGCCACGATCCTGACGCCCGACGAATATCTGGGCTCGGTGCTGAAGCTCTGTCAGGACCGCCGCGGCGTGCAGGCCGACCTCAATTACGTCGGCAAGCGCGCCATGGCGGTTTACGATCTGCCGCTCAACGAAGTGGTGTTCGATTTCTACGATCGGCTGAAGTCCATCTCCAAGGGCTATGCGAGCTTCGATTATCAGCTGACCGACTATCGCGCCGGCGATCTCGTGAAGATGAGCATTCTCGTCAACGCCGAGCCGGTGGACGCGCTGTCCATGCTGGTGCATCGCACCCGCGCCGAGGGGCGCGGTCGTCAGATGTGCGAGAAGCTCAAGGAGCTGATCCCGCCGCACATGTTCCAGGTGCCGATTCAGGCGGCGCTGGGCGGCAAGATCATCGCCCGCGAAACCGTGCGCGCCTTCCGCAAGGACGTGACCGCCAAATGTTACGGCGGCGACGTGACCCGCAAGCGCAAGCTTCTGGAGAAGCAGAAGGAAGGCAAGAAGAAGATGCGCCAGTTCGGGCGCGTCGAGATCCCGCAGGAAGCGTTTATTGCGGCGCTCAAGATGGAAGATTAG
- a CDS encoding PAS domain-containing sensor histidine kinase, with the protein MRYFVRHVVTLQSPARWIDHLVQESAPNSTLDAARRRSFILPRLAFSGAALVAAPVGFVLGGAPSEHQALIFLLTQTPLASVALLARSGRLDMAQSLSIFGWLAMAACVGALGEGYAPVAVAFVAVALVETALARRVMTFLAGAAAVAMLAVAAGATTPPDLDSLTFAAAPLLVTAPPLLYAALLTMCAIRAEDRRSQAQSSDARDLRLLTDAIGDIVLHLDRSGAVAGVIGDTHRTYGLDRRDLVGRGFFQRVHIADRPAFLKLVSDAAAHSAPLTDLLRVQIGVNPSASGDYVEPIFNYFDARMCRAQPAVNEASGEAIETFVPVVCILRDVTAQKQADEAIAAARAESERATAIKTRFLANVSHELRTPLNAIIGFSEMLSNPAVAPSDPAKQREYAGIIASSGNHLLEVVNTILDMSKIEAGSMQLSPEPFALAALIDQCCNMVQLKADQGGVKIVRDYRRDIGEIVGDRRACKQILLNLLSNAVKFTPAGGRVGVRVAPEGNHLAITVTDTGIGIAPADLTRLGDPFFQASATHDRAYEGTGLGLSVVRGLVGLHGGTITVESAVRKGASFTVRLPLDCRAHETRAPAPAKIEAIPRHGAVIGADIRNEEEMVKQIA; encoded by the coding sequence TTGCGTTATTTTGTGCGTCACGTCGTAACCCTCCAGAGCCCGGCCCGCTGGATCGATCATCTCGTCCAGGAGAGCGCGCCCAACAGTACCCTCGACGCCGCGCGGCGACGCTCCTTCATCCTACCGCGCCTCGCCTTTTCGGGCGCCGCGCTGGTGGCGGCGCCGGTTGGCTTCGTCCTCGGCGGCGCGCCGTCCGAACATCAGGCGCTGATCTTCCTTCTCACGCAGACGCCTCTGGCGAGCGTCGCCCTGCTCGCGCGCAGCGGCCGGCTCGACATGGCGCAGAGCCTGTCCATCTTCGGCTGGCTGGCCATGGCGGCGTGCGTCGGCGCGCTCGGCGAGGGCTACGCGCCGGTCGCGGTCGCTTTCGTGGCGGTCGCGCTCGTGGAAACCGCGCTTGCGCGGCGCGTCATGACATTTCTCGCGGGCGCCGCCGCAGTGGCGATGCTGGCCGTCGCGGCGGGCGCGACGACGCCGCCCGACCTCGACAGCCTCACTTTCGCCGCCGCGCCGCTGCTGGTGACGGCGCCGCCGCTGCTCTACGCCGCCCTGCTCACCATGTGCGCGATTCGCGCCGAGGACCGTCGCAGCCAGGCGCAGTCCAGCGACGCGCGCGATCTGCGCCTCCTGACCGACGCCATTGGCGACATCGTTCTCCACCTCGATCGCAGCGGCGCGGTCGCCGGCGTCATCGGCGACACGCACCGCACCTATGGGCTCGACCGGCGCGACCTCGTCGGCCGCGGCTTTTTCCAGCGCGTGCACATCGCCGACCGGCCCGCCTTCCTCAAACTCGTCTCCGACGCCGCCGCGCACAGCGCGCCGCTCACCGATCTGCTGCGCGTGCAGATCGGCGTGAATCCTTCCGCGTCGGGCGACTATGTCGAACCGATCTTCAATTATTTCGACGCGCGCATGTGCCGCGCCCAGCCCGCCGTCAACGAGGCGAGCGGCGAGGCGATCGAGACCTTCGTGCCGGTCGTCTGCATCTTGCGCGACGTCACCGCGCAGAAGCAGGCCGACGAGGCGATCGCGGCGGCGCGCGCCGAGAGCGAGCGCGCGACGGCGATAAAGACGCGCTTTCTCGCAAATGTCAGCCATGAGTTGCGCACGCCGCTCAACGCCATCATCGGCTTTTCGGAAATGCTGTCCAACCCGGCCGTGGCGCCGAGCGATCCGGCGAAGCAGCGCGAATATGCGGGCATCATCGCCAGTTCCGGCAACCATCTGCTGGAGGTCGTCAACACCATCCTCGACATGTCCAAGATCGAGGCCGGTTCGATGCAGCTCTCCCCGGAGCCCTTCGCGCTGGCGGCGCTGATCGATCAGTGCTGCAACATGGTGCAACTGAAAGCCGATCAGGGCGGCGTGAAAATTGTGCGCGATTACCGCCGCGACATCGGGGAGATCGTCGGCGACCGGCGCGCCTGCAAGCAGATCCTGCTCAATCTTCTCTCCAACGCGGTGAAATTCACGCCGGCGGGCGGCAGGGTCGGCGTGCGCGTCGCGCCGGAGGGCAATCATCTCGCCATCACCGTCACGGACACCGGCATCGGCATTGCGCCCGCCGATCTGACGCGACTGGGCGACCCCTTCTTTCAGGCGAGCGCGACGCATGATCGCGCCTATGAGGGCACCGGGCTCGGGCTGTCGGTGGTGCGTGGTCTCGTCGGCCTTCATGGCGGAACGATCACCGTCGAAAGCGCCGTCAGGAAAGGCGCCTCCTTCACGGTGCGCCTGCCGCTCGACTGCCGTGCGCATGAGACCCGCGCCCCCGCCCCCGCAAAGATCGAAGCCATCCCGCGCCATGGCGCCGTCATCGGCGCGGATATCCGCAACGAAGAAGAAATGGTGAAACAAATTGCGTGA
- a CDS encoding peptidoglycan-binding domain-containing protein, with amino-acid sequence MRDASLSAQKFDDFPEERAAPKRRASGPARAPRSNEGRGPAKKRRLGAMALFAIGGLALIGVPMNALFFQDGRHPTPLFSAHVLVPEKPVPVEPPTPPVRPKVDNARVEAETPKADAAPKARSDAKIDPLAEILKADAVPPARAAKVEKVDKVDKVEKKREVVASRDQIGVLLGAGAAKTAAPKTAAPTPPAPIATAPAGPDRNVLSAQRALQRLGYVVKPDGVMSPGLKKTIERFERDNGLPVSGELTAKVTKAIAARAAAPHP; translated from the coding sequence TTGCGTGACGCTTCGCTCAGCGCCCAGAAGTTCGACGACTTCCCCGAGGAGCGCGCCGCGCCGAAGCGCCGCGCCTCCGGCCCCGCACGCGCCCCGCGATCGAACGAGGGTCGCGGTCCCGCCAAGAAGCGCCGGCTCGGCGCGATGGCGCTTTTCGCCATTGGCGGCCTCGCCCTCATCGGCGTGCCGATGAACGCGCTCTTCTTCCAGGACGGCCGCCATCCGACGCCGCTGTTCTCGGCGCATGTTCTCGTGCCCGAGAAGCCCGTCCCCGTCGAACCGCCAACCCCGCCGGTGCGCCCGAAGGTCGATAACGCCCGCGTGGAGGCGGAAACGCCGAAAGCCGACGCGGCGCCCAAAGCGCGGAGCGACGCGAAGATCGATCCGCTGGCGGAAATTCTGAAGGCAGACGCGGTCCCGCCCGCCCGGGCCGCGAAGGTCGAAAAGGTCGACAAGGTCGACAAGGTCGAAAAGAAGCGCGAGGTCGTTGCGAGCCGCGATCAGATCGGCGTCCTGCTGGGCGCCGGCGCCGCGAAGACAGCCGCCCCGAAGACGGCCGCCCCTACGCCGCCGGCGCCCATAGCGACGGCCCCGGCCGGCCCGGACCGCAACGTGCTCTCGGCGCAGCGCGCCCTTCAGCGCCTCGGCTATGTGGTGAAGCCGGACGGCGTGATGAGCCCCGGGCTGAAAAAGACCATCGAGCGCTTCGAGCGCGACAATGGTCTCCCGGTCAGCGGCGAACTCACCGCGAAGGTGACGAAGGCGATCGCAGCCCGCGCCGCCGCCCCGCATCCGTAG
- a CDS encoding DUF1491 family protein, translating into MRLRSDIFASALIRRAEAQGAVAMLRRRGAAEAGAVFIKLDRLDGRAAVYGPAPQSEDPPEGVDRLFSKVHADDWVDPAEAEARLKREFMFDPDMWLIEIEDREGRVFVDLAA; encoded by the coding sequence ATGCGTCTGAGATCCGATATTTTCGCCAGCGCCCTCATTCGCAGGGCCGAAGCCCAGGGCGCCGTCGCCATGCTGCGACGGCGCGGCGCCGCCGAGGCGGGCGCCGTTTTCATCAAGCTCGACAGGCTGGACGGCCGCGCCGCCGTCTACGGGCCGGCCCCGCAGAGCGAAGACCCCCCGGAAGGCGTCGATCGCCTGTTCTCGAAAGTGCATGCGGATGACTGGGTCGATCCCGCCGAGGCGGAGGCCCGCCTCAAGCGCGAATTCATGTTCGATCCGGACATGTGGCTGATCGAGATCGAAGATCGCGAGGGACGCGTCTTCGTCGATCTGGCCGCGTAA